One Pseudomonas lalucatii genomic window carries:
- the glmU gene encoding bifunctional UDP-N-acetylglucosamine diphosphorylase/glucosamine-1-phosphate N-acetyltransferase GlmU: MSLDIVILAAGQGTRMRSALPKVLHPVAGKSMLGHVIDTARALSPQCIHVVIGHGAEIVRERLAADDLNFVLQTEQLGTGHAVAQALPALSAERVLILYGDVPLIEQATLERLLQKVADDQLALLTVDLNDPTGYGRIVRGADGAVQAIVEHKDASPEQRQICEGNTGILAVPGKRLGDWLGRLSNSNAQGEYYLTDVIAMAVADGLPVATEQPLDAMEVQGANDRIQLAELERHYQQRAARQLMAQGVTLRDPARFDLRGEVTVGRDVLIDINVILEGRVVIEDGVQIGANCLIKDSTLRCGAIVKANSHLDGAELGEGADCGPFARLRPGTKLGARAHVGNFVELKNAVLGEGAKAGHLSYLGDAEIGARSNIGAGTITCNYDGANKFRTVMGEDVFIGSNSALVAPVTLGDRATTGAGSVVTSDVPGDSLAVGRAKQRNIEGWKRPTKK, encoded by the coding sequence ATGTCCCTCGATATCGTCATCCTCGCCGCCGGCCAAGGCACCCGCATGCGTTCCGCCCTGCCGAAGGTCCTGCACCCGGTCGCCGGCAAGTCCATGCTCGGCCATGTCATCGACACCGCACGGGCGCTGTCGCCCCAATGCATCCACGTGGTGATCGGCCATGGCGCGGAGATAGTGCGCGAGCGTCTGGCGGCGGATGACCTGAACTTCGTGCTGCAGACCGAGCAGCTCGGTACCGGCCATGCGGTGGCCCAGGCGCTGCCGGCGTTGTCCGCCGAGCGCGTGCTGATCCTCTACGGCGACGTGCCGCTGATCGAGCAGGCCACCCTCGAGCGCCTGCTGCAGAAGGTCGCCGACGACCAGCTGGCCCTGCTCACCGTCGACCTCAACGACCCGACCGGCTACGGGCGCATCGTCCGCGGTGCGGATGGCGCGGTGCAGGCCATCGTCGAGCACAAGGACGCCAGCCCCGAGCAGCGGCAGATCTGCGAGGGCAACACCGGCATCCTCGCCGTGCCCGGCAAGCGCCTCGGCGACTGGCTGGGCCGGCTGTCCAACAGCAATGCCCAGGGCGAGTACTACCTGACCGACGTGATCGCCATGGCGGTGGCCGACGGCCTGCCGGTGGCCACCGAGCAGCCGCTGGACGCCATGGAGGTGCAGGGCGCCAACGACCGCATCCAGCTGGCCGAGCTGGAGCGCCACTACCAGCAGCGCGCGGCTCGCCAGCTGATGGCCCAGGGCGTGACCCTGCGCGATCCGGCCCGCTTCGACCTGCGCGGCGAGGTCACGGTCGGCCGCGACGTGCTGATCGACATCAACGTGATCCTCGAGGGCCGGGTGGTGATCGAGGATGGCGTGCAGATCGGTGCCAACTGCCTGATCAAGGACAGCACCCTGCGCTGTGGCGCCATCGTCAAGGCCAACAGCCACCTGGACGGCGCCGAGCTTGGCGAGGGCGCCGACTGCGGTCCGTTCGCCCGCCTGCGTCCCGGGACCAAGCTCGGCGCCAGGGCCCATGTCGGCAATTTCGTCGAGCTGAAGAATGCGGTGCTGGGCGAGGGCGCCAAGGCCGGCCACCTGAGCTACCTGGGCGACGCCGAGATCGGCGCGCGGAGCAACATCGGCGCCGGCACCATCACCTGCAACTACGACGGCGCCAACAAGTTCCGCACCGTCATGGGCGAGGACGTGTTCATCGGCTCCAACAGCGCCCTGGTGGCGCCGGTCACTCTCGGCGACCGTGCCACCACCGGCGCCGGTTCGGTGGTGACCAGCGACGTGCCGGGCGACAGCCTCGCCGTCGGCCGTGCCAAGCAGCGCAATATCGAAGGCTGGAAGCGCCCGACCAAGAAGTGA
- the atpD gene encoding F0F1 ATP synthase subunit beta yields the protein MSSGRIVQIIGAVIDVEFPRDQVPSVYEALKVVGAETTLEVQQQLGDGVVRTIAMGSTEGLKRGLDVGSTGKAISVPVGKATLGRIMDVLGNPIDEAGPIGEEEQWEIHRPAPSYAEQAGSNELLETGIKVIDLVCPFAKGGKVGLFGGAGVGKTVNMMELIRNIAIEHSGYSVFAGVGERTREGNDFYHEMKDSNVLDKVALVYGQMNEPPGNRLRVALTGLTMAEKFRDEGRDVLLFVDNIYRYTLAGTEVSALLGRMPSAVGYQPTLAEEMGVLQERITSTKKGSITSIQAVYVPADDLTDPSPATTFAHLDATVVLSRDIASLGIYPAVDPLDSTSRQLDPLVIGQEHYETARGVQYVLQRYKELKDIIAILGMDELSEADKQLVSRARKIQRFLSQPFFVAEVFTGSPGKYVSLKDTIAGFSGILKGDYDHLPEQAFYMVGGIEEAIEKAKKL from the coding sequence ATGAGTAGCGGACGTATCGTTCAAATCATCGGCGCCGTTATCGACGTGGAATTCCCGCGTGATCAGGTGCCGAGTGTTTATGAAGCGCTGAAAGTAGTCGGCGCCGAAACCACCCTGGAAGTCCAGCAGCAGCTGGGCGACGGCGTGGTGCGTACCATTGCGATGGGTTCGACCGAAGGCCTCAAGCGTGGCCTGGACGTCGGCAGCACTGGCAAGGCCATCTCCGTACCGGTCGGTAAAGCGACCCTGGGCCGGATCATGGACGTGCTCGGCAACCCGATCGACGAAGCCGGCCCGATCGGCGAAGAAGAGCAGTGGGAAATCCACCGCCCTGCGCCGTCCTATGCCGAGCAGGCGGGCTCCAACGAGCTGCTGGAAACCGGCATCAAGGTAATCGACCTGGTCTGCCCGTTCGCCAAGGGTGGTAAGGTCGGTCTGTTCGGTGGTGCCGGTGTCGGCAAGACCGTAAACATGATGGAACTGATCCGTAACATCGCCATCGAGCACAGCGGTTATTCCGTGTTCGCCGGTGTGGGTGAGCGTACTCGTGAGGGTAACGACTTCTACCACGAGATGAAGGATTCCAACGTTCTCGACAAGGTAGCCCTGGTCTACGGTCAGATGAACGAGCCGCCAGGCAACCGTCTGCGCGTGGCACTGACCGGCCTGACCATGGCCGAGAAGTTCCGTGACGAGGGCCGTGACGTACTGTTGTTCGTCGACAACATCTACCGTTACACCCTGGCCGGTACCGAAGTATCCGCACTGCTCGGCCGTATGCCGTCCGCAGTAGGCTACCAGCCGACCCTGGCCGAGGAGATGGGCGTCCTGCAGGAGCGCATCACCTCCACCAAGAAAGGCTCGATCACCTCGATCCAGGCCGTCTACGTTCCCGCGGACGACCTGACCGACCCGAGCCCGGCGACCACCTTCGCCCACCTGGACGCCACCGTGGTACTGTCCCGCGACATCGCCTCCCTGGGTATCTACCCGGCCGTCGATCCGCTGGACTCCACCAGCCGCCAGCTGGACCCGCTGGTGATCGGCCAGGAGCACTACGAGACCGCCCGTGGCGTGCAGTACGTGCTGCAGCGCTACAAGGAACTGAAGGACATCATCGCGATCCTCGGCATGGACGAACTGTCCGAAGCGGATAAGCAGCTGGTATCCCGCGCCCGTAAGATCCAGCGCTTCCTGTCCCAGCCGTTCTTCGTGGCCGAGGTCTTCACCGGTTCGCCGGGCAAGTACGTCTCCCTGAAGGACACCATCGCTGGCTTCAGCGGCATTCTCAAGGGTGACTACGACCACCTGCCTGAGCAGGCGTTCTACATGGTCGGCGGCATCGAAGAAGCCATCGAGAAAGCGAAGAAACTGTAA
- the atpG gene encoding F0F1 ATP synthase subunit gamma produces the protein MAGAKEIRSKIASIKSTQKITSAMEKVAVSKMRRAQQRMASSRPYAERIRQVIGHLANANPEYRHPFMVEREVKRVGYVVVSSDRGLCGGLNTNLFKALVKDMASNRERGVEIDLCVIGSKGAAFFRNFGGNVVAAISHLGEEPSINDLIGSVKVMLDAYLEGRIDRLSVVSNKFINTMTQQPTVEQLIPLVATPDEELKHHWDYLYEPDAKELLDGLMVRYVESQVYQAVVENNAAEQAARMIAMKNATDNAGDLISDLQLIYNKARQAAITQEISEIVGGAAAV, from the coding sequence ATGGCAGGCGCAAAAGAGATTCGCAGCAAGATTGCGAGCATCAAAAGCACGCAGAAGATCACCAGCGCCATGGAAAAGGTGGCGGTCAGCAAAATGCGCAGGGCTCAACAGCGCATGGCGTCGAGCCGTCCCTACGCGGAGCGTATCCGCCAGGTCATCGGTCATCTGGCCAACGCCAACCCGGAGTACCGTCATCCCTTCATGGTCGAGCGCGAAGTCAAGCGCGTCGGCTACGTGGTGGTGAGTTCGGACCGGGGTCTGTGCGGTGGTCTGAATACCAACCTGTTCAAGGCTCTGGTCAAGGACATGGCGAGCAATCGCGAGCGCGGCGTGGAGATCGATCTCTGCGTGATCGGCAGCAAGGGTGCGGCATTCTTCCGCAACTTTGGTGGCAACGTCGTCGCTGCGATCAGCCACCTGGGCGAGGAACCGTCGATCAACGATCTGATCGGTTCGGTCAAGGTGATGCTCGATGCGTACCTCGAGGGTCGCATCGACCGTTTGTCCGTGGTCTCGAACAAGTTCATCAATACCATGACGCAACAGCCGACAGTGGAGCAGTTGATTCCGCTGGTGGCGACTCCGGATGAAGAGCTCAAGCACCACTGGGACTACCTGTACGAACCCGACGCCAAGGAGCTGCTGGACGGCTTGATGGTGCGTTACGTGGAGTCGCAGGTGTACCAGGCGGTGGTCGAGAACAACGCCGCCGAGCAGGCTGCGCGGATGATCGCGATGAAGAACGCCACCGACAACGCCGGTGACCTGATCAGCGATTTGCAGCTGATCTACAACAAGGCGCGTCAGGCAGCGATCACCCAAGAGATTTCGGAAATCGTCGGCGGCGCTGCCGCGGTTTAA
- the atpE gene encoding F0F1 ATP synthase subunit C yields METVVGLTAIAVALLIGLGALGTAIGFGLLGGKFLEGAARQPEMVPMLQVKMFIVAGLLDAVTMIGVGIALFFTFANPFVGQIAG; encoded by the coding sequence ATGGAAACTGTAGTTGGTCTGACCGCTATCGCTGTTGCTCTGCTGATCGGCCTGGGCGCCCTGGGTACCGCCATTGGCTTCGGCCTGCTGGGCGGCAAGTTCCTGGAAGGCGCCGCGCGTCAGCCGGAAATGGTGCCGATGCTGCAGGTCAAGATGTTCATCGTCGCCGGTCTGCTGGACGCCGTGACCATGATCGGCGTTGGTATCGCACTGTTCTTCACCTTCGCGAACCCCTTCGTTGGTCAAATCGCTGGCTAA
- a CDS encoding F0F1 ATP synthase subunit delta: MAELTTLARPYAKAAFEYAQAHQQLADWSAMLGLASAVSQDDTMQRVLKAPRLTSTDKATTFIEVCGDKFDAQVRNFIHVLAENDRLALLPEIVALFELYKAEQEKSIDVDVTSAFALSDEQQDKLAKVLSARLSREVRLHAAEDATLIGGVVIRAGDLVIDGSVRGKIAKLAEALKS; this comes from the coding sequence ATGGCAGAACTGACCACGCTGGCCCGACCTTACGCCAAGGCTGCCTTCGAGTACGCCCAGGCCCACCAGCAGCTGGCCGATTGGTCAGCCATGCTCGGCCTGGCGTCTGCGGTGTCGCAGGACGACACCATGCAGCGCGTGCTCAAGGCCCCGCGTCTGACGAGTACAGATAAGGCCACCACCTTCATCGAGGTGTGTGGTGACAAGTTCGACGCCCAGGTACGCAATTTCATCCACGTTCTCGCCGAGAACGATCGTCTGGCCCTGTTGCCGGAGATCGTCGCGCTGTTCGAGCTGTACAAGGCCGAACAGGAGAAGTCGATCGACGTGGATGTCACCAGTGCCTTCGCATTGAGCGATGAACAGCAAGACAAACTCGCCAAGGTTCTCAGTGCACGGCTCAGCCGAGAAGTGCGTCTGCACGCCGCGGAGGACGCCACCCTGATCGGTGGTGTCGTCATTCGCGCCGGCGACCTGGTTATCGATGGCTCAGTTCGCGGCAAGATCGCGAAGCTGGCCGAAGCATTGAAATCTTGA
- the atpA gene encoding F0F1 ATP synthase subunit alpha produces the protein MQQLNPSEISEIIKGRIEKLDVASQARNEGTVVSVSDGIVRIHGLADVMYGEMIEFPGGVFGMALNLEQDSVGAVVLGAYTSLAEGMSAKCTGRILEVPVGPELLGRVVDALGNPIDGKGPLNNVATDAVEKVAPGVIWRKSVDQPVQTGYKSVDAMIPVGRGQRELIIGDRQIGKTALAVDAIINQKNSGIRCVYVAIGQKQSTIANVVRKLEENGALANTIVVAASASESAALQFIAPYAGCTMGEYFRDRGEDALIVYDDLSKQAVAYRQISLLLRRPPGREAYPGDVFYLHSRLLERASRVSEEYVEKFTNGEVKGKTGSLTALPIIETQAGDVSAFVPTNVISITDGQIFLESAMFNSGIRPAVNAGISVSRVGGAAQTKIIKKLSGGIRTALAQYRELAAFAQFASDLDEATRKQLEHGQRVTELMKQKQYAPMSIADMSLSLYAADRGFLRDIEVAKVGAFEQALIAYFNRDHAALLAKINEKGDFNDDIDGQLKAGIEKFKATQTW, from the coding sequence ATGCAGCAACTCAATCCTTCCGAAATTAGTGAAATCATCAAGGGGCGCATCGAGAAACTCGACGTCGCCTCCCAAGCCCGCAACGAAGGCACAGTCGTCAGCGTTTCCGACGGCATCGTGCGCATTCACGGTCTCGCCGACGTCATGTACGGCGAAATGATCGAGTTCCCGGGCGGCGTCTTCGGCATGGCACTGAACCTGGAGCAGGACTCCGTCGGTGCCGTGGTGCTGGGTGCCTACACCAGCCTGGCCGAAGGCATGAGCGCCAAGTGCACCGGGCGCATCCTGGAAGTCCCGGTCGGTCCGGAACTGCTGGGCCGCGTGGTCGATGCCCTGGGCAACCCGATCGACGGCAAGGGCCCGCTCAACAACGTCGCCACCGACGCGGTTGAAAAGGTTGCGCCGGGCGTGATCTGGCGTAAGTCGGTCGACCAGCCGGTTCAGACCGGCTACAAGTCGGTCGATGCCATGATCCCGGTCGGCCGTGGCCAGCGCGAGCTGATCATCGGTGACCGTCAGATCGGTAAGACCGCTCTGGCCGTCGACGCCATCATCAACCAGAAGAACAGCGGCATCCGCTGCGTCTACGTGGCCATCGGTCAGAAGCAGTCGACCATCGCCAACGTGGTGCGCAAGCTGGAAGAGAACGGCGCCCTGGCCAACACCATCGTGGTGGCCGCTTCCGCCTCCGAATCCGCTGCGCTGCAGTTCATCGCACCGTACGCCGGCTGCACCATGGGTGAGTACTTCCGCGACCGCGGCGAAGACGCGCTGATCGTCTATGACGATCTGTCCAAGCAGGCCGTGGCCTACCGCCAGATCTCCCTGCTGCTGCGCCGCCCGCCGGGCCGCGAAGCCTACCCGGGCGACGTGTTCTATCTCCACAGCCGTCTGCTGGAGCGTGCCTCGCGCGTCTCCGAAGAGTATGTCGAGAAGTTCACCAACGGCGAAGTGAAAGGCAAGACCGGTTCCCTGACCGCCCTGCCGATCATCGAAACCCAGGCAGGCGACGTTTCCGCGTTCGTTCCGACCAACGTGATCTCGATCACCGACGGTCAGATCTTCCTGGAATCGGCCATGTTCAACTCGGGCATCCGTCCGGCGGTCAACGCCGGTATCTCGGTATCCCGTGTAGGCGGTGCCGCGCAGACCAAGATCATCAAGAAGCTCTCCGGTGGCATCCGTACCGCCCTGGCTCAGTACCGTGAACTGGCGGCCTTCGCCCAGTTCGCCTCCGACCTGGACGAAGCCACCCGCAAGCAGCTCGAGCATGGTCAGCGCGTTACCGAGCTGATGAAGCAGAAGCAGTATGCGCCGATGTCCATCGCCGACATGTCGCTGTCGCTGTATGCCGCCGACCGTGGTTTCCTGCGGGACATCGAAGTCGCCAAGGTCGGCGCCTTCGAGCAGGCCCTGATCGCCTACTTCAACCGGGATCACGCCGCTCTGCTGGCCAAGATCAACGAGAAGGGTGACTTCAACGACGACATCGATGGCCAGCTCAAGGCCGGCATCGAGAAGTTCAAGGCCACCCAAACCTGGTAA
- a CDS encoding F0F1 ATP synthase subunit B: protein MNINATLIGQSVAFFIFVMFCMKYVWPPVITALQERQKKIADGLDAANRAARDLELAHEKVAQQLREAKTQAAEIIEQAKKRGTQIVDEAREQARVEADRVKAQAQAEIEQELNSVKDALRAQVGSLAVSGAEKILGVSIDHNAHAELVNKLAAEI, encoded by the coding sequence GTGAACATTAATGCAACCCTGATTGGCCAGTCCGTTGCCTTCTTCATCTTCGTGATGTTCTGCATGAAGTACGTGTGGCCCCCGGTCATTACGGCTTTGCAGGAGCGTCAGAAGAAGATTGCAGATGGCCTGGACGCTGCCAACCGTGCGGCTCGTGACCTGGAGTTGGCCCATGAGAAAGTGGCCCAACAACTGCGCGAAGCCAAAACCCAGGCAGCCGAGATCATCGAGCAGGCCAAGAAACGCGGTACCCAGATCGTCGACGAGGCCCGTGAACAGGCGCGTGTCGAAGCGGATCGCGTGAAGGCTCAGGCTCAGGCCGAGATCGAACAGGAACTGAACAGCGTCAAGGACGCCCTGCGTGCCCAAGTGGGCAGCCTGGCGGTCAGCGGCGCCGAGAAGATCCTGGGCGTATCCATCGACCATAACGCGCATGCGGAGCTGGTTAACAAACTGGCAGCCGAAATCTAA
- a CDS encoding F0F1 ATP synthase subunit epsilon, producing the protein MAMTVHCDIVSAEAEIFSGLVEMVIAHGNLGDLGIAPGHAPLITDLKPGPIRLIKQGGEAEVFYISGGFLEVQPNMVKVLADTVQRAADLDEASALEAVKAAEKALHEQGAEFDYGSAAARLAEAAAQLRTVQQLRKKFGGS; encoded by the coding sequence ATGGCTATGACAGTCCATTGCGATATCGTCAGCGCAGAAGCGGAAATCTTCTCCGGTCTGGTGGAGATGGTGATCGCGCACGGCAACCTGGGTGATCTCGGTATCGCCCCGGGCCACGCGCCGCTGATCACCGACCTCAAGCCGGGCCCGATCCGCTTGATCAAGCAGGGTGGCGAAGCCGAGGTGTTCTACATCTCCGGCGGCTTCCTGGAAGTGCAGCCGAACATGGTCAAGGTTCTCGCCGACACCGTGCAGCGGGCCGCCGACCTGGACGAAGCCTCCGCCCTGGAAGCCGTCAAGGCGGCCGAGAAGGCGCTGCACGAACAGGGCGCCGAGTTCGACTACGGCTCCGCCGCCGCTCGCCTGGCCGAGGCCGCAGCCCAGCTGCGCACCGTCCAGCAGCTGCGCAAGAAGTTCGGCGGCAGCTGA